The segment ATGTAATgagaaaaagaagaaagatgaaaattattcaaatgttataaaaaataaaagtgaAATGTTGATTAGTAATAAGAagatattaaaagaaaCCGACAAGGAATATcaattattaaatgatgattttttaacttgtaaagaaaattatataaagcTAGAAAAGTTATATGAAAATCATCAGAATAAATTGGAAGATACTAAAAAGATCATTAATGATTATACATGTATGTGTgaagaaaagaaattatgtttattaaatattgaaaaaagaaaagaaaataatgaaatagaaaaaattcAAATTCTAGATCTTATAGAAAATGATGAGAAAGAATTAATTgatcaaaaaaatatattttttaaactttcaaaaatattaaatttaatacaTGTATCATATGAACATTATGATGAGATTCAGAATGAAAAGTGTAGCATGACAAAAAATCAAGATGATTATACAAAGAAATATGAGGAATTATTAATAGATTATGAAAATGTTAAGAATCAAGTGAAGAATAAAAAGCAAATATTAgataagaaaaaacaagaaataaaaaaggtaGAAGACAttttaaatacatataatatagaaatgagttcatataatgataaaaaagaagtgatgaataataatgaaaaggaattaaatgaaaaaaaaaacaagtgtataaaaaaattgaaagATGAGGAAACTAACCATAATGaagatattataataaaaaaaactaaGAATCAATTAgaattaaaatatgaagaattaaaaaataatatgcaTACACAGAAAATAGAaaaacaacaacaacataataattttttaaagcAAGGAGAAAAGGAAAAGTTAGAATGTGATTTACAATTATTTATCTctgaaataaaaaatcaGATTGAGAAAGCtaaagaagaaaagaaaaatataataatccAAAAGGAAAGAGAGTTACAAATTTATCAGCAAAGGTATAGTTCTTTGAAGgttgtataaaaaaaaaaaaaatgggAGAAAAGGAATCAAACACTACCCTTGGgaagatatatatgaatatatgtatatatgtataaatttgtatatttataatatatgcatacatgaaaaaaaaaattgtttcTTGTACAgaaagaattattatattcatttatatatttgtaacttgatttaatataaaaatcaaAGATATGAAACAAttggaaaaaaataattttttttacaaaaataataaaattaccattcaaattatatatatatatatatgtatatatgtataaatatatatatatttttttttttttcctttttttttttttttttataatttgttCCTCCATATTATTNNNNNNNNNNNNNNNNNNNNNNNNNNNNNNNNNNNNNNNNNNNNNNNNNNNNNNNNNNNNNNNNNNNNNNNNNNNNNNNNN is part of the Plasmodium reichenowi strain SY57 chromosome 12, whole genome shotgun sequence genome and harbors:
- a CDS encoding hypothetical protein (conserved Plasmodium protein, unknown function), with translation MENREKRAREDFSPGEIFLCEESYGKNSKEIKMFENIKSDMSLIISEQLKKRSRTTFKLKNIEKKYIYLKDICDLLNKSLIEGENILKKDKELINAYFEYTTSNLYYIFIKYENIICDMSEMNVHMKLKLKKIKEEELIQFKVCYEKLKNSMNILKEKKSHIILLKEDIHILNDEYDKIQKIMEDTKSKDLNLTLENSYNELLIQLEKYKKELEEIKEKCNNQMKEKKKTCINLNMIEENILEINQILKKLNEENDLMNEDLLKLENENNEIIKKIIEDNNKIEENLHILNNKLESIENEISDYNIKNKDLLYEYENLKNRLKNITLVCNEKKKKDENYSNVIKNKSEMLISNKKILKETDKEYQLLNDDFLTCKENYIKLEKLYENHQNKLEDTKKIINDYTCMCEEKKLCLLNIEKRKENNEIEKIQILDLIENDEKELIDQKNIFFKLSKILNLIHVSYEHYDEIQNEKCSMTKNQDDYTKKYEELLIDYENVKNQVKNKKQILDKKKQEIKKVEDILNTYNIEMSSYNDKKEVMNNNEKELNEKKNKCIKKLKDEETNHNEDIIIKKTKNQLELKYEELKNNMHTQKIEKQQQHNNFLKQGEKEKLECDLQLFISEIKNQIEKAKEEKKNIIIQKERELQIYQQRYSSLKVV